From a single Brassica napus cultivar Da-Ae chromosome C9, Da-Ae, whole genome shotgun sequence genomic region:
- the LOC106366894 gene encoding autophagy-related protein 8b has protein sequence MTKNSFKLSNPLEIRMAESTRIREKYQDRVPVIVEKAEQSDVPDIDKKKYLVPADLTVGQFVYVVRKRIKLGAEKAIFVFVKNTLPPTAALMSAIYEEHKDEDGFLYLTYSGENTFGSAC, from the exons ATGACTAAGAACTCCTTCAAGCTCTCTAATCCTCTTG aGATAAGAATGGCTGAATCTACTCGCATCAGAGAGAAATACCAAGACAGAGTTCCC GTGATTGTGGAGAAAGCTGAACAGAGCGATGTTCCTGACATTGACAAGAAGAA GTATCTTGTACCCGCTGATCTAACCGTTGGGCAATTCGTCTACGTTGTTAGGAAAAGAATCAAGCTTGGAGCCGAGAAAGCaatctttgtctttgtcaagAACACGTTACCTCCAACtg CGGCATTGATGTCTGCAATCTATGAAGAACACAAAGACGAAGATGGGTTTCTCTACTTGACATACAGTGGAGAGAACACATTTGGATCAGCATGCTAA